Proteins encoded within one genomic window of Halodesulfurarchaeum formicicum:
- a CDS encoding shikimate dehydrogenase, producing MEVYGLVGNPVGHSVSPALHEAAYDALGLDARYVTLETDPNRLGAAIEGAAALGIDGLNVTIPFKEGVLELVEPDETAARIGAVNTIDFSGETPTGHNTDAAGARRALTHHDVDPGERTALLIGAGGAARAIGFMLVEAGATVHVANRTASRAESLAADLDATGHSLDAVPEIASDADLLINATSVGMESDRSPVSASIFRPEMAVMDAVYTPLETRFLRDAAAAGAQTIDGAWMLLYQGVAAFERWTGQNAPVEAMNQALRATLGAE from the coding sequence ATGGAGGTTTACGGACTCGTCGGGAACCCCGTCGGGCACTCCGTCTCGCCTGCGCTCCACGAGGCGGCGTACGACGCCCTCGGACTGGACGCACGCTACGTGACCCTGGAGACCGATCCGAACCGGCTCGGGGCGGCGATCGAGGGCGCCGCCGCCCTGGGGATCGACGGCCTGAACGTGACGATTCCGTTCAAAGAGGGCGTTCTCGAACTGGTCGAACCGGACGAGACCGCCGCCAGGATCGGCGCGGTCAACACGATCGACTTCTCGGGCGAAACGCCGACCGGGCACAACACCGATGCCGCCGGAGCCAGGCGAGCGCTCACGCATCACGATGTCGACCCGGGCGAACGAACGGCCCTGCTGATCGGGGCTGGTGGGGCCGCCCGGGCGATCGGGTTCATGCTCGTCGAGGCCGGGGCAACTGTCCACGTCGCGAACCGGACCGCCTCGCGAGCCGAATCGCTCGCGGCGGACCTGGACGCGACGGGGCACTCACTCGATGCCGTTCCCGAGATCGCCTCAGACGCGGATCTCCTCATCAACGCGACCAGCGTGGGCATGGAGTCGGATCGCTCGCCCGTGTCTGCGTCGATTTTCCGTCCGGAGATGGCTGTCATGGACGCCGTCTACACCCCGCTGGAAACGCGGTTTCTCAGGGACGCCGCGGCGGCCGGCGCACAGACGATCGATGGGGCCTGGATGCTGCTCTACCAGGGGGTCGCCGCCTTCGAGCGGTGGACGGGACAAAATGCGCCAGTCGAGGCGATGAATCAGGCGTTGCGAGCAACATTGGGGGCGGAGTGA
- a CDS encoding diphthine--ammonia ligase, which translates to MEDGQWVSLFSGGKDSVAAFVMAREAGLAVDRLVTVHPEGDSYLYHVPATRLAELAATSIGTELTAVSGGPSSGHDSSERGDEELEPLEEALKALDTELAGGLAGVTVGAIESEFQATRIEAMCRRLGIDMYAPLWQRDPVELGEWLLDRGFEIRIVAVAAAGLGETWLGRPLDREAFSELQALNEQYGVHVLGEGGEFETLVTDGPHMDRPIEIEYTTHWDGTRGHVEIESARLG; encoded by the coding sequence ATGGAAGACGGGCAGTGGGTCAGTCTCTTCTCGGGGGGCAAGGACTCGGTCGCGGCCTTCGTCATGGCCCGGGAGGCCGGGTTGGCCGTGGATCGGCTGGTGACCGTCCACCCGGAGGGAGACTCCTATCTCTATCACGTGCCGGCAACCCGCCTGGCCGAGTTGGCTGCAACGAGCATCGGGACCGAGTTGACGGCGGTCTCCGGCGGCCCGAGTTCGGGCCACGATTCGAGCGAACGCGGGGACGAAGAACTCGAACCGCTCGAAGAAGCCCTCAAAGCCCTCGACACGGAACTGGCCGGTGGCCTGGCCGGCGTGACCGTCGGCGCAATCGAGAGCGAGTTCCAGGCGACCCGAATCGAGGCGATGTGCCGTCGGCTCGGGATCGATATGTACGCACCACTCTGGCAGCGGGACCCGGTCGAACTTGGAGAGTGGCTTCTCGACCGGGGCTTCGAGATCCGGATCGTGGCCGTCGCCGCGGCGGGACTCGGCGAGACCTGGCTCGGGCGGCCCCTGGACCGCGAGGCGTTCTCGGAGCTTCAGGCACTCAACGAGCAGTACGGGGTTCACGTGTTGGGCGAGGGTGGGGAGTTCGAGACACTCGTCACGGACGGCCCGCACATGGATCGGCCGATCGAAATCGAGTACACGACCCACTGGGATGGCACCCGCGGCCACGTCGAAATCGAGTCAGCTCGGCTCGGGTGA
- a CDS encoding HVO_2922 family protein, whose amino-acid sequence MSTGQRFEIFEDKAGEWRWRLVAANGNIIADSGEGYSSKQGAKRGIQSVKRGAADAAVEVLED is encoded by the coding sequence ATGAGTACTGGGCAACGATTCGAAATCTTCGAGGACAAGGCGGGTGAGTGGCGATGGCGACTCGTTGCCGCGAACGGGAACATCATCGCGGACAGCGGCGAGGGCTACAGCTCGAAACAGGGCGCGAAACGGGGGATTCAGAGCGTGAAACGGGGCGCAGCTGACGCCGCCGTCGAAGTTCTCGAGGACTAA
- a CDS encoding sugar phosphate nucleotidyltransferase, with protein sequence MDAVVLAGGYATRLWPITKHRPKMFLPIGSETVIDRIFAELEADDRIETVYVSTNERFAPDFREHLQATDYEKPQLSIEETTAESEKFGVIGALAQLVDREGVEDDLIVLAGDNLISFDVSEFVDFFESRGTPTIAAYDVGSRERAKSYGLVELDGTAVTNFQEKPADPQSTLVSIATYAFPAESLSHLETYLAGDNNPDEPGWFIQWLQERGPVHAFTFDGAWFDIGTPESYLDAVRWALDGETVVAEDATLVDATLGENVHVMAGARIEDSHVQNSVVFPNATIRNCDVRDSIIDEETCIENIDFSGALVGAHTDLSATN encoded by the coding sequence ATGGATGCTGTCGTACTTGCGGGGGGATATGCGACCCGGCTGTGGCCGATCACGAAACATCGGCCGAAGATGTTTCTCCCGATCGGATCCGAAACGGTCATCGATCGGATCTTCGCCGAACTCGAGGCCGACGATCGCATCGAGACGGTTTACGTGAGCACGAACGAGCGCTTTGCCCCGGACTTCCGTGAGCACCTGCAGGCCACTGACTACGAGAAACCGCAGCTCTCGATCGAGGAGACGACCGCCGAATCGGAGAAATTTGGCGTGATCGGGGCCCTCGCTCAACTGGTCGACCGCGAGGGCGTCGAAGACGATCTGATCGTGCTGGCGGGGGACAACCTCATCAGCTTCGACGTGAGTGAGTTCGTGGACTTCTTCGAATCCCGGGGCACCCCGACCATCGCCGCCTACGACGTCGGCAGTCGGGAACGCGCCAAGTCCTACGGGCTGGTTGAACTGGACGGTACCGCGGTCACGAACTTCCAGGAGAAGCCGGCCGACCCGCAGAGCACGCTCGTCTCGATCGCCACCTACGCCTTCCCCGCCGAGTCACTGTCGCACCTGGAGACCTACCTGGCGGGTGATAACAACCCCGACGAGCCGGGGTGGTTCATCCAGTGGCTTCAGGAGCGGGGGCCGGTCCATGCCTTTACCTTCGACGGCGCGTGGTTCGATATCGGAACCCCGGAGAGTTATCTCGATGCGGTCCGCTGGGCCCTCGACGGCGAGACGGTCGTGGCCGAGGATGCCACGCTCGTCGACGCCACCCTCGGAGAGAACGTCCACGTCATGGCCGGGGCCCGTATCGAGGACTCTCACGTGCAGAACTCGGTCGTCTTTCCGAACGCCACGATCCGAAATTGTGACGTGCGGGATTCGATCATCGACGAGGAAACCTGCATCGAGAATATCGACTTCTCGGGCGCGCTCGTCGGCGCACACACGGATCTCTCCGCGACGAACTGA
- a CDS encoding coiled-coil protein yields MAEQVEITVSSADELITDEELQEKSKGQLIKKAGQFRDRRNELNQLASSRASKRDDLNAKTREKVDSAQEHREIRDTLNDRVQAHKSVRNELNAKANELFEKVEDMKADLELDEGKDLEELKSEIEDLEFKQQTEVLSTEDERELIEKIEEKREEYQSRKEKLDQNDDLEEFVDRAEEVRAEASKHHEKVTELADRAQKHHNQMIEAYREADDVRDRADETHEEFVKAQEAADAHHQAFVEVQKRLRELDKKEEEQRKDQREEKRQEAREEAEEIYERFKEGETLDTEDLRKLQKSGHL; encoded by the coding sequence ATGGCAGAACAAGTTGAAATCACGGTATCGAGTGCGGACGAACTTATCACAGACGAAGAGCTTCAGGAAAAATCCAAGGGCCAGCTGATCAAGAAGGCCGGCCAGTTCCGGGACCGACGCAACGAGCTCAACCAGCTCGCCAGCTCCCGGGCCTCAAAGCGGGACGATCTCAACGCAAAAACCCGCGAGAAGGTCGACAGCGCCCAGGAACACCGGGAAATTCGCGACACGCTCAACGACCGCGTCCAGGCCCACAAGTCGGTCCGGAACGAGCTGAACGCGAAAGCAAACGAGCTCTTCGAGAAGGTCGAGGACATGAAGGCCGACCTCGAACTGGACGAGGGCAAGGACCTCGAAGAGCTGAAATCCGAAATCGAGGACCTGGAGTTCAAACAGCAGACCGAAGTCCTCTCGACCGAGGACGAGCGGGAACTCATCGAGAAGATCGAGGAGAAACGCGAGGAGTACCAGAGCCGCAAGGAGAAACTCGACCAGAACGACGACCTCGAGGAGTTCGTCGACCGCGCCGAGGAGGTCCGGGCGGAAGCCTCCAAGCACCACGAGAAGGTCACCGAACTGGCCGATCGGGCCCAGAAACATCACAATCAGATGATCGAGGCCTACCGGGAGGCCGACGACGTTCGGGACCGGGCCGACGAGACACACGAAGAGTTCGTCAAGGCACAGGAAGCGGCCGACGCACACCACCAGGCCTTCGTCGAGGTTCAGAAGCGCCTGCGCGAACTGGACAAAAAGGAGGAGGAACAGCGCAAGGACCAGCGCGAGGAGAAGCGTCAGGAAGCTCGCGAGGAGGCCGAGGAGATCTACGAGCGGTTCAAGGAGGGCGAAACCCTCGACACCGAGGACCTGCGCAAGCTCCAGAAGAGCGGTCACCTGTAG
- a CDS encoding DUF371 domain-containing protein — MPIEERISASGHENVLAEHASTFEVTTDDYLTKAGDCILGIDADRAPTDFDPEFVAAAKNASATITATLQAADRELTITGRGDPRLTFENERSMVGRTSNYVDDRTIMVEADAAAADLDREFVAALANGADLTVVLRVE; from the coding sequence ATGCCGATCGAGGAACGAATTTCGGCGTCGGGACACGAGAACGTCCTGGCCGAACACGCGAGCACGTTCGAGGTGACCACCGACGACTACCTCACGAAAGCCGGCGACTGTATTCTGGGCATCGACGCCGACCGCGCACCGACGGACTTCGACCCCGAGTTCGTCGCCGCCGCGAAAAACGCCTCGGCGACGATCACAGCCACCCTCCAGGCGGCCGATCGTGAACTTACCATCACGGGTCGTGGGGATCCGCGGCTCACCTTCGAGAACGAGCGGAGCATGGTCGGTCGCACAAGTAACTACGTGGACGACCGGACGATCATGGTCGAGGCTGACGCGGCCGCGGCCGACCTGGACCGGGAGTTCGTCGCCGCGCTCGCGAACGGGGCCGACCTCACCGTCGTTTTGCGGGTCGAGTGA
- a CDS encoding sodium:calcium antiporter yields the protein MNRQTAGALLGAIGLTVPWLVVWLFSVEGLSTNLTVFVSGISVLGAAFLLAWAAETAERDVPRPFAIAVLAVLAVAPEYSVDALYAWNAGAFAGTARGIEAGNLAVANMTGANRILIGIGWAGIALFTVYRSGADLDPAVEHRDGFLADAVTVHKDLALDITFLLAATFWAFFVPLFGGIDALDMAVLVGIYVTYILVILRGDIEPEEEHVGVPAALQAQPKWRRVSTVLALFAYSGLIIFTAVEPFAHGLETIGTNIGVPAFFMIQWIAPLASESPELIVVVYLVNKARSTAGFNALISSKLNQWTLLIGTLVVVYSIAYGSYGVLPFDAKQAAEIWLTAAQSFFALGILTNFEISVREALMLLGLFVSQVGLEFLIIRDAVALPLTSHELLLAYTGIYLVLGAILFLTRWSAFTALLGRASQTIGAALPSR from the coding sequence ATGAACCGCCAAACAGCCGGCGCGTTGCTCGGTGCGATCGGGCTGACGGTCCCGTGGCTCGTCGTCTGGCTGTTCTCGGTCGAGGGGCTGTCGACGAACCTGACCGTGTTCGTCAGCGGCATCTCGGTGCTGGGAGCGGCGTTCCTCCTGGCCTGGGCGGCCGAAACGGCCGAGCGTGACGTGCCCCGACCATTCGCGATCGCGGTGCTCGCGGTCTTGGCCGTTGCGCCCGAGTATTCGGTCGACGCCCTCTATGCCTGGAACGCGGGGGCTTTCGCGGGGACGGCCCGGGGGATCGAGGCCGGGAACCTCGCGGTCGCGAACATGACCGGGGCCAACCGGATTCTCATCGGAATCGGGTGGGCCGGAATCGCCCTGTTCACCGTCTATCGGAGCGGGGCAGACCTCGATCCAGCCGTCGAGCATCGGGACGGCTTTCTCGCCGACGCCGTGACCGTCCACAAGGATCTCGCCCTCGACATCACCTTTCTCCTGGCTGCGACTTTCTGGGCGTTTTTCGTCCCGCTCTTTGGCGGGATCGACGCCCTGGACATGGCGGTCCTGGTTGGCATCTACGTGACCTACATTTTGGTCATTCTTCGGGGTGATATCGAGCCAGAGGAGGAACACGTCGGGGTGCCGGCGGCCCTCCAGGCCCAGCCGAAGTGGCGACGGGTCTCGACGGTTCTGGCCCTGTTTGCTTACTCGGGATTGATCATCTTCACCGCCGTCGAGCCCTTCGCGCACGGCCTCGAGACGATCGGGACGAACATCGGCGTGCCCGCCTTCTTCATGATCCAGTGGATCGCGCCCCTGGCCTCCGAATCGCCGGAACTCATCGTCGTGGTCTACCTCGTGAACAAGGCCCGATCCACGGCCGGGTTCAACGCGCTGATCTCCTCGAAGCTCAACCAGTGGACGCTCCTGATCGGGACCCTGGTGGTCGTCTACTCGATCGCCTACGGGTCCTACGGTGTGCTCCCATTCGACGCGAAGCAGGCGGCCGAAATCTGGCTGACTGCCGCCCAGTCCTTCTTCGCCCTGGGCATCCTCACGAACTTCGAGATCTCGGTCCGCGAGGCCCTCATGCTGCTGGGGCTTTTCGTCTCCCAGGTCGGCCTCGAATTCCTGATCATTCGGGATGCCGTGGCACTGCCCCTGACCAGCCACGAACTGCTGCTCGCCTACACGGGGATCTATCTCGTCCTCGGCGCGATTCTCTTCCTCACCCGGTGGAGCGCGTTTACGGCCCTTCTGGGTCGGGCGAGCCAGACGATCGGGGCGGCCCTACCGTCGCGTTGA
- a CDS encoding DUF373 family protein → MQTLVVAIDRTGDVPGKTGVSLPVSGVETVSDLIVEFGMQDPEDSTVNTLLEALAVGRDIEATGESAVVGIVSGNAENVVSADQAIAKQIEELIETHDPDSAVVVIDSTEDERLLPIIESRIRIDSVDRVVVRQARDLESTYYLLKQFLADEELRGTVLIPIGIVMLVFPAILMLSDVAVAVGSITAVIGTFLLYRGFGVDERLATLSTQARDALYSGRISIVTSVIAAGLALVGIFVGVLGASELPVEGLEFVTVMAFAYYSVPWIALGAMAASIGRLVDEVLRDETIRTASLNLPFGALAMGLVVRGFAAYFLERAAIIDGIVLEPTRIGAITIRGLTLSPEHRLAGFVLLGILVSLLGIGLTSRLTHEGDRDLEAA, encoded by the coding sequence ATGCAGACCCTGGTCGTGGCGATCGATCGCACCGGTGACGTCCCGGGCAAGACCGGTGTCTCACTGCCCGTCAGCGGTGTGGAAACCGTCTCCGATCTGATCGTCGAGTTCGGGATGCAGGACCCGGAGGACTCGACGGTCAACACGCTACTCGAGGCACTCGCCGTCGGCCGGGACATCGAGGCGACGGGAGAGTCAGCCGTCGTCGGGATCGTTTCGGGCAACGCCGAGAACGTCGTATCTGCCGACCAGGCCATCGCGAAACAGATCGAGGAGTTGATCGAGACACACGACCCGGACTCGGCCGTGGTAGTCATCGACAGCACCGAGGACGAGCGACTGCTGCCGATCATCGAGAGCCGGATTCGAATCGATTCGGTCGATCGTGTGGTCGTCCGCCAGGCCAGGGACCTCGAATCGACCTACTACTTGCTCAAGCAGTTCCTCGCGGACGAGGAGCTCCGGGGCACCGTGCTGATCCCGATCGGGATCGTCATGCTGGTGTTCCCGGCGATTCTCATGCTGAGCGACGTGGCCGTCGCGGTGGGATCGATCACGGCCGTCATCGGGACCTTCCTCCTCTATCGCGGGTTCGGGGTGGACGAGCGGCTCGCAACCCTCTCCACGCAGGCCCGCGATGCGCTTTACTCCGGCCGGATCTCGATCGTGACCTCCGTGATCGCCGCTGGCCTTGCGCTTGTCGGAATCTTCGTGGGCGTGCTTGGCGCTTCAGAACTGCCGGTCGAGGGGCTGGAGTTCGTGACCGTGATGGCCTTCGCGTACTACAGCGTGCCCTGGATCGCCCTGGGCGCGATGGCAGCCTCGATCGGTCGACTCGTCGACGAGGTCCTCCGGGACGAAACGATTCGCACTGCCTCTCTGAACCTGCCCTTCGGAGCGCTGGCCATGGGACTGGTCGTTCGGGGATTCGCCGCGTACTTTCTGGAACGGGCGGCCATCATCGATGGGATCGTCCTCGAACCGACCCGGATCGGTGCGATCACCATCCGTGGACTCACACTCTCGCCGGAACACCGGCTGGCCGGATTCGTCTTGCTGGGTATCCTCGTGAGTCTGCTCGGGATCGGGCTCACCTCGCGGTTGACCCACGAGGGCGACCGGGACCTCGAGGCGGCCTGA